TCGTCGAGGAAGATGGTTACCCGATGACCGCGGATAATGTCATAGGCCATCGCCCAAGCTGACGCCAATAAGACTGTGGCTCGCAAACGTGTGAGCAGCTTATAGGTTCCCGCTATCAGGTTGAGTCTAATGAGGAGTTTAACGCTGATCAGCTTGAACTGCAGGGGATAATCACCGGTTCTGTATCTATAGCGCCTGTGCCGCTCTTAAGCCTGCGCTAATCATTTTAATCACGTATCCACCAGTTCCGCTGTAGGTTTATCATTCGCTGTAAAAGATTCCGGTAAGCCCCTGGCCCCAAGGCAGTGCAGATGTCGTTGACGTACCATTGGCCTTCCTTAATAGGCCTGGCGAATCAATCGTATGGATGCCTTCCTTAAGGACCTTTCCGATTCTCCCATCTGACTTCTGAACGAATCCTGAATCTGAAGCCCGCTCCTGCGTTGGAATCTCGATCAGGGCCAGATGATAAACGTACTCACTCTTTCAACTATCTCGCGGCTTGCTCCTGACGGCCGTCCATTGCAGTGGCGGTACAGGTTGCTCAGATTGCACGGTCAATAGGCGAATCGATATGTAAATTGCCCCGTAAGAACCTTACGTATATTCCGGCTGAACCGATATCAGGAAGAACAATCAGGGAGGTGAATCATGAGACGATCAGCCATCCGTCCCTTATGCAAAATAAAGGTTAATATCACCATCGCTTTGCTGGGGGTGATCGCTATGGCTTGTTCCAGCCAACTACGTCAGGATCATATGGTCCTGATTGAGCAGGGGGAATTCAGCCGCGCACGCGCCGTCATTCAAGATCGGCTGCAAAATGATCCCGACCTCACCCCGCTCCTGAGGTTGGAGCTCCAATTCGAAATCGAGCGCCTGGACCGCATCGAGCAGGATTTTACCGTAACCGAAGAGGAGGTTACCTCTTACATCAAAACCGTGATTCCCGACGTGACTGCGGCTGACCTGCAGCGTTGGGAAGAGTCCAAAGCACTGGAATACATGATTATCGACGATGAGAAACGCTATTTTGCCCGTGCTGGCCGTAATCTTTTCCGGATCGATCATGACGCCAAAGCCCAGTGGGAAGCAAAACACAAGGATGAGCAGACGACCACTGCCACAGCTGCCAAGCTGGAGTTGGACAAGCATGATCTGAAGGTTATCGGGGCCGCCATTAGCACCGGGCAACGTTATGTTGAACCTGTACGCCTGCGAATCAAGCAAGCGGTAACTGTCGCTGAGAATGCTAACACGGCGGGTGAAATCATCCGTTGCTGGATCCCCTTTCCTCGTGAAATCCCGGGGCGGCAAGATAATATCCGCCTTATCGCCACCGAGCCCGAACAACATCTCGTCGCCGATAATAACACCCATCTCCAACGAACGGTTTATTTCGAAAAGTCCGCCCAGACCGACACGAAAACGCGATTTGAGGTGCAGTACGAATATACTTCCCATGGTACCTATGTCCTCATCGACCTATCCCGGGTGCTGCCGGTGGATATAATCCCGGAGTTGGCCCCCTACATCCAGGAGGAACCGCCCCACATTGTCTTCACTGCGGAGCTGAAGAAACTGTCCCGGGAAATCGTGGGCAAAGAAACGAATCCTTATCTGATTGCCCGCAAGTTGTTTGCATGGGTGGATACCAATATTCCCTGGGCTTCAGCGCGCGAATATTCCACCATCCGGAATATCAGCGCTTACTGCTATGAGAATATGCACGGGGACTGCGGCATCCAGACCCTTCTATTCATCACCCTGTGCCGGATGAATGCTATTCCCGCTCGCTGGCAATCGGGCTGGGAGTTCAAGCCACCGGACGACAGCATGCATGACTGGGGCATGATCTATTTCGCGCCTTACGGTTGGTTACCCATGGATGTCACCTACGGAATCCGCAAGACCGAGGATGACCGCTTGAAATGGTTTTATGTGAGCGGCATGGACAGCTACCGGCTGATTTTCAACGATGCCTATTCACAAGCCTTCTATCCGGCAAAAATCCACCCCCGCTCGGAGACGGTAGATTCGCAACGCGGCGAGGTTGAGTGGCGCGGCGGAAACCTTTACTTTGACCAGTGGGACTGGGAATTTGAATGGCAGGTGCTGGACTAGCAGCTTTCAATCATTCAGCAACCAGAAAAGCCCCGGGTGGACACCCGGGGCTTTTCTAATTACCAGTGCTGAGCACCGGGTTCCCGCTACCGGTCACTCTTTGCAGGTAGCGATAATTTCCGTGAGAATCCGGTCGCTTTCTTCAATCGACGGCTGACAGGTCGCCGCCCCCCGGTGGCCACCGCCGCCATACTTCTTACACAGCTCCCCACTGTCGACAGTGGAGGTTCGATTGAAGATGGAATGAGCGACGGCGATCGAATTAAACTCGCCCTTTTTCCCATCGGCGATCCGTACCGAAATGTTGCCCTTCTCCAGGCCCGGCAAGGTATAGATCAGGAAGCGATTCGCCGGTGGTATGGATTTCCCGCGCACATCCGTGACGATCACATTTCCATCCAGCCTGGAATTGGCCAGGTAGAATTCGGCGGCAACCGTCTGCATGTCGTTGTACCGCTGAGTCCTTTCCCGGGTATCAGGCAGGGCCAGAATTTCATCAATCGAGTGCTTCGTAAGCAGCTCCGGCAGTTGCGAACCCCATTGAAAATTGCTGATGCGAAAATCACGGCTTAATCCCAGACCGGTACGAGGATCAAGCAAAAAACCTAGCAAAATGGCTCCGGTTGGATTTTTAACCTGCTCTAGCGTCAGGTCGGCACTATCCAGGCGATCAGTCTCATACACAATCTGTTCGAAAGTTTTCAATTCGGGATGTTCAGGTAGGAAGTACTTATAAACCAGGCCTGCGGTACTGGGCGCTATTTCTATGGCGCCTTTGAAATCAGCGGGGAAATCTTTCCGCTCCAGCTCGCTGGAGTGGTGATCAAACCACATATGGCAACTGGGATGGTAAGGCAGGTTGCATAGGATATCCTGATCGGTAACGTCCACTTTCCGGTCCTGCATATTCTTGGGATGGGCCTGGAGTGAGTCGTCACACAGCCCAATATACATCAGCATGGCCGCACACACGGTGCCGTCCAGATCTCCACGATAAACGACTCGCATGCTTGCCTCCTACAATTCGGGTTATTCAGCAAAACAATAATGATAAAATTTAATATATATGTCTTTTACTAACAGCTGGAAATCGGATTAGTAGTACCTTTCCCGACCCGGATAGATTATCACCACCCAAAGGCCCGCTGTTCTATTTGTCGCTGGCCGGACCGTTTGTCCCAACCAGCAAGCCTGCTCCGGATTGCTGAACGCCCTTTGGATCGACCCAACATATCGCTTATTTTTTATACTAAATATCTATAAGCTTTTAAAGTTTATCAGTCCCATTGAGGAGTAGAAAGCAACCATATCCAAACAGTTATAAGTAGATGAGGCTCCCATGAAAAGACCATTTGCCCTGTTGGCACTGTTGATAGTTCTTCCGCTGGTTTCGTCATATGCGGATGGCGAGGCCCGCCTGCTGCGCTTTCCCGCTATCCATGGCAATCAGATCGTGTTCACCTATGCCGGCGATCTCTACACGGTAGCCGCCGATGGCGGCGTGGCCCGCAAACTGACCAATCATGAAGGCTTCGAAATGTTTGCCCGCTTTTCACCCGACGGCAAGCAGCTTGCCTTCACCGGGCAATACGACGGCAACACCGAGGTCTATCTCATGCCAGCGGAAGGCGGCATCCCCAGGCGGCTCACCTACACCGCCACCCTCAGCCGTGACGACGTCTCCGACCGCATGGGTCCCAACAACATTGTCATCGGTTGGAAAAACAGCGGCAAGGAGATCATCTTCCGCTCAAGGAAAAAGGATTGGAACAGTTTTAACGGCCAGTTGTATACTGTCTCTATTGACGGTGGACTGCCCGAACAGCTGCCCCTGCCCCGCGGCGGCTTCGCATCCTATTCCCCCGATGACCGGAAACTGGCCTACAACCGGATTTTCCGTGAGTTCCGGACCTGGAAGCGCTATCGCGGCGGCATGGCCGATGAGGTCTGGAGCTACGATTTTCAATCCCGGCAGCTTGAAAACATCACCGCGAACGAGGCCCAGGACATCATCCCCATGTGGGCCGGAAATAAGATCTATTTCCTGTCTGACCGGGACGAAAACAAACGTATGAACCTCTACGTCTACAATACCCAGACCGCTGAGACAAAACAGATCACCGCCTTCACCGAGTTTGATATCAAGTTCCCCTCCCTAGGCGAGAAGGCCATCGTATTTGAATACAGCGGCTACATCTACCGGCTCGAGCTGGCCACAGACGAATACAAACAGGTGCCCATCAAGATAGCGGAGGACATGCTGGGGGGACGAAACGGCATCCGGGATATAAGCGAGGAGGTATCCAATTACGAGATTTCGCCTGATGGCAAGCGCGCCCTCTTCGGTGCCCGCGGGGATGTGTTCACCGTTCCGGCCAAGCACGGCAACACCCGCAATCTGACCGCCACCCCCGGCACCCACGAGCGGAATTCCAAGTGGTCTCCCGACGGTAAGTGGATTGCCTACCTCTCCGACGCCAGCGGTGAAAACGAGCTCTATATCGTTGCCCAGGAAGGCAAGGATGAACCGCAGCG
The DNA window shown above is from Candidatus Neomarinimicrobiota bacterium and carries:
- a CDS encoding transglutaminase family protein; amino-acid sequence: MRRSAIRPLCKIKVNITIALLGVIAMACSSQLRQDHMVLIEQGEFSRARAVIQDRLQNDPDLTPLLRLELQFEIERLDRIEQDFTVTEEEVTSYIKTVIPDVTAADLQRWEESKALEYMIIDDEKRYFARAGRNLFRIDHDAKAQWEAKHKDEQTTTATAAKLELDKHDLKVIGAAISTGQRYVEPVRLRIKQAVTVAENANTAGEIIRCWIPFPREIPGRQDNIRLIATEPEQHLVADNNTHLQRTVYFEKSAQTDTKTRFEVQYEYTSHGTYVLIDLSRVLPVDIIPELAPYIQEEPPHIVFTAELKKLSREIVGKETNPYLIARKLFAWVDTNIPWASAREYSTIRNISAYCYENMHGDCGIQTLLFITLCRMNAIPARWQSGWEFKPPDDSMHDWGMIYFAPYGWLPMDVTYGIRKTEDDRLKWFYVSGMDSYRLIFNDAYSQAFYPAKIHPRSETVDSQRGEVEWRGGNLYFDQWDWEFEWQVLD
- a CDS encoding exopolyphosphatase, producing MRVVYRGDLDGTVCAAMLMYIGLCDDSLQAHPKNMQDRKVDVTDQDILCNLPYHPSCHMWFDHHSSELERKDFPADFKGAIEIAPSTAGLVYKYFLPEHPELKTFEQIVYETDRLDSADLTLEQVKNPTGAILLGFLLDPRTGLGLSRDFRISNFQWGSQLPELLTKHSIDEILALPDTRERTQRYNDMQTVAAEFYLANSRLDGNVIVTDVRGKSIPPANRFLIYTLPGLEKGNISVRIADGKKGEFNSIAVAHSIFNRTSTVDSGELCKKYGGGGHRGAATCQPSIEESDRILTEIIATCKE
- a CDS encoding protease, whose protein sequence is MKRPFALLALLIVLPLVSSYADGEARLLRFPAIHGNQIVFTYAGDLYTVAADGGVARKLTNHEGFEMFARFSPDGKQLAFTGQYDGNTEVYLMPAEGGIPRRLTYTATLSRDDVSDRMGPNNIVIGWKNSGKEIIFRSRKKDWNSFNGQLYTVSIDGGLPEQLPLPRGGFASYSPDDRKLAYNRIFREFRTWKRYRGGMADEVWSYDFQSRQLENITANEAQDIIPMWAGNKIYFLSDRDENKRMNLYVYNTQTAETKQITAFTEFDIKFPSLGEKAIVFEYSGYIYRLELATDEYKQVPIKIAEDMLGGRNGIRDISEEVSNYEISPDGKRALFGARGDVFTVPAKHGNTRNLTATPGTHERNSKWSPDGKWIAYLSDASGENELYIVAQEGKDEPQRITTGADTYYYQMYWSPDSKKLVWADKKLRLRYVDVDKKSITEVAAAEAWEFNHYAWSPDSKWIAYARPEKDVMSKVYLHSLANDRTYEVTEGWYESYAPAFSSDGKYLYFVSNRDFSPIYSATEWDHAYRDMAKIYLVPLTKDIESPFKPKSDEVAINGEESKAKKDEKEAEEVKVQVDPEGLKDRIIALPIKASNYSSLASV